In Desulfuromonadales bacterium, one genomic interval encodes:
- a CDS encoding Dabb family protein, which yields MLKHVVFFKFKPEADAAGIADLEKSLRALPAVIPEIREFVVGRDVVRSERSYDLALVSGFDDLAAMNRYQVHPDHQAVVAKVKALCNGVVAVDFEC from the coding sequence ATGCTCAAGCATGTCGTTTTTTTCAAGTTCAAGCCCGAAGCCGACGCCGCCGGGATTGCCGACCTGGAGAAAAGCCTGCGGGCGCTGCCCGCCGTGATTCCGGAGATCCGGGAGTTTGTCGTTGGCCGTGACGTGGTCCGTTCGGAACGTTCCTACGATCTCGCCCTGGTTTCCGGTTTCGACGACCTGGCGGCGATGAACCGTTATCAGGTCCACCCCGACCACCAGGCGGTGGTCGCCAAGGTCAAGGCACTTTGCAATGGCGTCGTCGCCGTCGATTTTGAGTGCTGA
- a CDS encoding ceramidase domain-containing protein has product NVVSNLPLFVVGLLGLLHLWLHRRELFADRRESRAFAVFFLGIALTGCGSAWYHLAPDNDRLFWDRLPMAVAFMAFTAAMLAERVSVLCGSRALLPLLSAGVASVIWWRLTEQAGAGDLRPYGFVHFYPAVLIPLLLCFLPARYTRGGEVWGVLFFFGLAVVCELLDRPIFALGGLVGGHTLKHLFAAIAVWWVLRMLATRHYREG; this is encoded by the coding sequence AACGTCGTCTCCAACCTGCCCCTGTTCGTGGTCGGCCTGCTCGGCCTGCTCCACCTGTGGCTGCACCGGCGTGAGCTCTTCGCCGACCGGCGGGAAAGCCGGGCCTTCGCGGTCTTTTTCCTCGGGATCGCCCTGACCGGCTGCGGCTCGGCCTGGTACCACCTGGCACCGGACAATGACCGGCTTTTCTGGGACCGCCTGCCGATGGCCGTGGCTTTCATGGCCTTCACCGCGGCGATGCTCGCCGAGAGGGTGAGCGTTCTCTGCGGCAGCCGCGCCCTCCTCCCCCTGCTGAGCGCCGGCGTCGCCAGCGTGATCTGGTGGCGCCTGACCGAGCAGGCGGGGGCGGGAGACCTGCGCCCCTACGGCTTCGTCCACTTCTACCCGGCCGTTCTCATTCCGCTGTTGCTGTGCTTCCTTCCCGCGCGCTATACGCGGGGCGGCGAGGTGTGGGGTGTTCTCTTCTTCTTCGGCCTGGCTGTCGTCTGCGAGCTTCTCGACCGGCCGATATTTGCCCTCGGCGGTCTGGTGGGCGGCCACACCCTGAAGCATCTCTTCGCCGCCATCGCCGTCTGGTGGGTCCTGCGGATGCTCGCCACCCGGCACTATCGCGAAGGCTGA
- a CDS encoding PilZ domain-containing protein, producing MDRDEFERRRAERRYSLNFLEFAVVGENGEVLFREMGRTLNVSLAGIKLETPALLEAGQMVQVTLGLKDDMIDLIGKVAHIKVAGPEMFSAGIQFTRQDDEGRRVLSRYLAAFRDEAAAGL from the coding sequence ATGGACAGGGATGAATTCGAAAGACGCCGTGCCGAGCGCCGGTACTCGCTCAATTTCCTTGAATTTGCCGTGGTCGGGGAGAACGGCGAAGTCCTTTTCCGCGAGATGGGAAGGACGCTGAACGTCAGCTTGGCAGGCATCAAGCTGGAAACCCCGGCGCTGCTCGAGGCGGGGCAGATGGTCCAGGTGACCCTCGGCCTCAAGGATGACATGATCGACCTGATCGGCAAAGTGGCGCACATCAAGGTCGCCGGCCCGGAGATGTTCAGTGCCGGGATTCAATTCACCCGGCAGGATGACGAGGGACGGCGGGTGCTCAGCCGGTACCTGGCGGCGTTCAGGGACGAAGCCGCCGCCGGGCTTTGA